The Paenibacillus mucilaginosus 3016 genome includes the window GATGGCGTGCCTTTTGTAGAATGAACCGGCGAGTTACGTTCCCGTGCGAGGTTAAGGTGAGAAGCCGCAGCCGCAGCGAAAGCGAGTCTGAATAGGGCGACATAGTACGTGGACGTAGACCCGAAACCGTGTGATCTACCCCTGTCCAGGGTGAAGGTGCGGTAACACGCACTGGAGGCCCGAACCCACGAATGTTGAAAAATTCGGGGATGAGGTGGGGGTAGCGGAGAAATTCCAATCGAACTCGGAGATAGCTGGTTCTCCCCGAAATAGCTTTAGGGCTAGCCTCGGGTTAGCGTTGCGGAGGTAAAGCACTGATTGGGTGCGGGGCCCGCCAAGGGTTACCAAGTCCAGTCAAACTCTGAATGCCGCAAACGTGATGCCCGGGAGTCAGACAGTGAGTGCTAAGATCCATTGTCAAGAGGGAAACAGCCCAGATCATCAGCTAAGGTCCCCAAGTGTGTGTTAAGTGGGAAAGGATGTGGAGTTGCACAGACAACCAGGATGTTGGCTTAGAAGCAGCCACCATTGAAAGAGTGCGTAATAGCTCACTGGTCGAGTGACTCTGCGCCGAAAATGTAACGGGGCTAAACACACCACCGAAGCTATGAGTCCAAGGTGCAAACTTGTTTGCACCCGGGCAGTAGGGGAGCGTTGTATGCGGGTTGAAGGTTGATCGTGAGGACAGCTGGACTGCATACAAGTGAGAATGCCGGTATGAGTAACGAAAAGATCAGTGAGAATCTGATCCGCCGAAAGCCTAAGGGTTCCTGAGGAAGGCTCGTCCGCTCAGGGTAAGTCGGGACCTAAGGCGAGGCCGAAAGGCGTAGTCGAAGGACAACAGGTTGAAATTCCTGTACCACCGTGAACCGTTATGAGCAATGGGGTGACGCAGAAGGATAGTGACGCGAGCTGATGGATGCTCGTCCAAGCAGTAAGGCTGATGTGTAGGCAAATCCGCACATCGTAAGGCTAAGCTGTGATGGGGAGGGAAATTTAAGTACCGAAGGTCATGAGTTCAGGCTGCCAAGAAAAGCCTCTAGCCAGGGAGAAGGTGCCCGTACCGCAAACCGACACAGGTAGGCGAGCAGAGCATGCTAAGGCGCGCGGAAGAACTCTCGTTAAGGAACTCGGCAAAATGACCCCGTAACTTCGGGAGAAGGGGTGCCTCGGTAGGGTGAATAGCCCGAGGGGGCCGCAGTGAAAAGGCCCAAGCGACTGTTTAGCAAAAACACAGGTCTGTGCGAAGCCGCAAGGCGAAGTATACGGGCTGACGCCTGCCCGGTGCTGGAAGGTTAAGGGGAGCGGTTAGGAGCAATCCGAAGCTGTGAACCGAAGCCCCAGTAAACGGCGGCCGTAACTATAACGGTCCTAAGGTAGCGAAATTCCTTGTCAGGTAAATTCTGACCCGCACGAATGGCGTAACGACTTGGGCGCTGTCTCGACGAGAGATCCGGTGAAATTTTAATACCTGTGAAGATGCAGGTTACCCGCGACAAGACGGAAAGACCCCATGGAGCTTTACTGCAGCTTGATATTGGACTTTGGTACGATCTGTACAGGATAGGTGGGAGCCTGAGAAGCCTGAGCGCCAGCTTGGGTGGAGGCGCCGTTGGGATACCACCCTGATCGTATCGGAGTTCTAACCTGGTACCGTGATCCGGTACGGGGACAGTGTCAGGTGGGCAGTTTGACTGGGGCGGTCGCCTCCTAAAGCGTAACGGAGGCGCCCCAAGGTTCCCTCAGAATGGTTGGAAATCATTCGAAGAGTGCAAAGGCATAAGGGAGCTTGACTGCGAGACAAACAGGTCGAGCAGGGACGAAAGTCGGGCTTAGTGATCCGGTGGTACCGAATGGAAGGGCCATCGCTCAACGGATAAAAGCTACCCTGGGGATAACAGGCTTATCTCCCCCAAGAGTCCACATCGACGGGGAGGTTTGGCACCTCGATGTCGGCTCATCGCATCCTGGGGCTGAAGTAGGTCCCAAGGGTTGGGCTGTTCGCCCATTAAAGCGGTACGCGAGCTGGGTTCAGAACGTCGTGAGACAGTTCGGTCCCTATCTGTCGCGGGCGCAGGAAATTTGAGAGGAGCTGTCCTTAGTACGAGAGGACCGGGATGGACGTACCGCTGGTGTACCAGTTGTTCCGCCAGGAGCACGGCTGGATAGCCAAGTACGGACGGGATAAGCGCTGAAAGCATCTAAGCGTGAAGCCCCCCTCAAGATGAGATTTCCCAGTATGTAAGACCCCTTGTAGACGACGAGGTTGATAGGTTCGGGGTGGAAGCGCGGCAACGCGTGGAGCTGACGAATACTAATCGGTCGAGGGCTTATCCACAAGCTTCCTGAGGGAAGCGGCGGCAGTAATATAGATGTTTGATCTTTAGCTAGTAAGCGAGGAGATATCTTTTTGAAAGCGACCTTTATGCGAAGCATAACGGAGCGCAAAAAGATATGCCCGAGCGCTGTTTCGTTTCCAGTTTTCAAGGTGCAAGCCTTGAACAACCGTTTGGTGATGATGGCGGAAGGGAACCACGCGTACCCATCCCGAACACGAACGTTAAGCCTTCCAGCGTCGATGGTACTTGGACCGCAGGGTCCTGGGAGAGTAGAACGTCGCCAAGCTCTCAGTATTCCCTGATAGCTCAGTTGGTAGAGCACTCGACTGTTAATCGAGTTGTCACAGGTTCGAGTCCTGTTCGGGGAGCCATATCTTGGAGAGGTGTCCGAGCTGGCCGAAGGAGCACGATTGGAAATCGTGTAGGCGTCACAAGCGTCTCGAGGGTTCGAATCCCTCTCTCTCCGTAGATTTATTTTTAGATTAATGCACTTATTACTGGTTTGGCCCGTTGGTCAAGGGGTTAAGACACCTCCCTTTCACGGAGGTAACAGGGGTTCGAATCCCCTACGGGTCATTTTATCCCATGGAGGCTTAGCTCAGCTGGGAGAGCATCTGCCTTACAAGCAGAGGGTCGGCGGTTCGATCCCGTCAGCCTCCACCATAAAGACTTTTTACTGACGCGGGGTGGAGCAGCCCGGTAGCTCGTCGGGCTCATAACCCGAAGGCCGCAGGTTCAAATCCTGCCCCCGCAACCAATTTACTTAGTGTGGAGCCGTGGTGTAGAGGCCTAACATGCCTGCCTGTCACGCAGGAGACCGCGGGTTCGAATCCCGTCGGCTCCGCCATTTACTTTTCGTTCAGAGTAAGCTATAATGTTATTATGTTTTTTCAGAAGGCTCGGTAGCTCAGTTGGTAGAGCAGAGGACTGAAAATCCTCGTGTCGGCGGTTCGATTCCGTCCCGAGCCACCATTACGCCGCTGTAGCTCAATTGGTAGAGCAACTGACTTGTAATCAGTAGGTTGGGGGTTCAAGTCCTCTCGGCGGCACCATGCAATTTCATATGGAGGCTTAGCGAAGTGGCCAAACGCAGCAGACTGTAAATCTGTTCTCGTACGAGTTCGGTGGTTCGAATCCATCAGCCTCCACCAGTTTTTATAGGGGCATAGTTTAAAGGTAGAACAAAGGTCTCCAAAACCTTTGGTGTGGGTTCGATTCCTGCTGCCCCTGTTTTCTTGCCATGGCGGTCGTGGCGAAGTGGTTAACGCACCGGTTTGTGGATCCGGCATTCGAGGGTTCAATTCCCTTCGACCGCCCCATATCTTTTAAAAAAGAATTCAAGCATTGGGGATTAGCCAAGCGGTAAGGCAACGGACTTTGACTCCGTCATGCCTAGGTTCGAATCCTAGATCCCCAGTTTTATTATGCGGAAGTGGCTCAGCGGTAGAGCATCGCCTTGCCAAGGCGAGGGTCGCGGGTTCGATTCCCGTCTTCCGCTCCATTTTAGTACTGAGGCGCCATAGCCAAGTGGTAAGGCAGAGCTCTGCAAAAGCTTTACCCCCAGTTCGAGTCTGGGTGGCGCCTCCATTTTTTGTTCGCCGGAGTGGCGGAATCGGCAGACGCACAGGACTTAAAATCCTGCGGTGGGTGACCACCGTACCAGTTCAAGTCTGGTCTTCGGCACCACTCCAATTGTTTTATAGCATGTGCCCTTAGCTCAGCTGGATAGAGCGTTTGACTACGAATCAAAAGGTCAGGAGTTCGAATCTCTTAGGGCACGCCACTAGCCGGTATGGCGGAATTGGCAGACGCGCGCGACTCAAAATCGTGAGGGAAACCGTGTGGGTTCGAGTCCCTCTACCGGCATCAAAGCAAAAGCTTAGAAGACTTCAGGTCTTCTAAGCTTTTTTGTTTATTTTGCGGATATACAAAGACCTTCCCTTTCTAGTATCTTTGAGGTACAGATAGTGTGCGCAATTGGATATGATTGGTGACCGATAGGGAGGAGAAGTCGGCATGACGAAGATCGAAGATGGAGCGGTGGTCCTTTTTCAAGGGGACAGCATTACGGACTGTGGAAGGAACAGACAGAACGGACATGACCTCGGCGTAGGATACGCCTTAATGGCGGCCGCTCGCTTTGGGCACTTGTATCCGCAAAAGGAAGTTCGATTCCTGAACAGGGGAATCGGAGGAAACCGGGTGGTTAATCTGCTGGACCGGTGGCAGGAGGATTGTATTGATCTCAAGCCTACATGGGTTTCCATCTACATAGGGATTAATGATACCTGGCGGCGGTATGACCGGGACGATCCAACGTCAACGGAAGAGTTCGCTGAGCGTTACCACCGTTTGATCCTGCAGACCAAGGAGCAGCTGAACGCTAAGATTATTTTGGTGGAGCCCTTCGTTCTTCCGGTGCCTGAAGACCGGAGGAGTTGGAGAGAGGACCTTGACCCTAAGATCCAGGTGGTACGGCGGTTGGCCAGCGAGTTTCAAACGCTGTACGTTCCCTTGGACGGCCTGTTTGCTGCCGCGAGTGCACAGACAGCTCCGGATTATTGGGCACCGGATGGAGTTCATCCTTCCCCTGCCGGGCATGCGCTTATTGCAGATGCATGGTTGAAGGCCGTCCAGGCGTAGAACGAGCTGAAGCTAGGTTCGGGCTGCAATGTGAGCAAGCGGAAAGAACTCCTTTGTTTAAGGGAGTTCTTTTTTTATATAGGCGCTACTTCAGCTGCTTGGAGACCTGCAGAAGTTCCGGAAGGGTCACAAGCTGATAGCCTTGGGCGCGAAGGGAGGCAATGACACCGGGCAGGGCAGCAACGGTTCCGCTGAGATCTTGTCCGGGTCCGCCGCCGGAGTGCTGCAGGATGATCGAACCGGCTTCCACTCCACGAAGTATGTTGGCCGTCACCTGCTCCTTCCCCAGCTGTTTCCAATCCAGAGAATCCACATTCCAGTTCACGATCTTCAGGCCGCGCTCGCCTGCCCACAGCAGCTGGCTCTCCGTAATCTCACCGTAGGGAGGGCGAAGCAGCCTCGGTTTGTAGCCTACCAGTTTCAGCAGCGTCTGCTCCGTATCTTCAATCTGAGAATGGAAACGTTCATCAGTCAGCTTGGGAAAGAGAGCATGCTGATACGAATGGCTGCCGATAACATGACCCTCTCTTGCCATACGTCTGACCACATCAGGATATTTGGAAGCCTGAGAGCCCAGCACGAAAAAGGTAGCCTTAACCCCAGAGGCGGCAAGGGTGTCCAGGACCTGCTCCGTGTAGCGGTCATCAGGAGCATCGTCGAAGGTGAGTGCAGCCTTTTTGGAGGAGGTCGGTCCTCTGCGCACAAGCAGGTTCGGGTACTTGCGGGTGAGCTGGGACAACGTTAGCTGCTGACGAACGGATACCGTTTCTTTGGCCGGCTTTGTTGGGGCGGTGGGTTGACTCTTGGGCTTCGCCTTGGTACGCGGGATGGGTGCCGCAGGAGGAATGACCGGTGCAGGTGCAGATAACGACTGAGGTACGGGTGTAGGCAGAGTTGGAGTTATAGTTGGCGAGGGATTCAATGCAGCCGGAGGAAGGATGACGGTAGGGGCATTTCCGGCATTCGCGCTCTTGGGCATGAATTCCTCATCTCTTGGAGGCTCCGCTGCAGGGGACTCCGTAAGGGGAGCGGCTGATTTAGGAGCGGCTGGGGCGCAGGAGCTGAGAAGCAGCGATCCGCCTAACAGGAATGCAGCGGTTATGGCCGGCAGCGTCCGGTTCATGATGTTCCCTCCTCCCTTTGACTGCAGTAATATTCCTCTGCCTTAGTTTGGTTTGGACCAGGGGGGATTATGCTGAACCGGATGACCTTGCAAGCTGCCATGTCCCAAAGGGGTTGCCTAGGGGGAGGTGAGTCCCTCCCAGATCATTTTGATGGCGACGAGGATGAACGTTATCCGTAGCACCCACATCAGCTTACGTGAGCTGAGACGGCTTGCGATGAGCGCACCCAGCCAGCCGCCCACAATGGCGGTCGGGGCCAGACCGGCAACCATCCACAGATTGACCTCGCCGAGTCCCAGATGAGTTAAACTGCCGAGGATCGAGGAAAGCAGGATGACAAACATGGATGTCGCTGTGGCCACATGGGGCGGATAACGGAAGAGCAGCACCATAGCCGGTACGAACAGTGATCCGCCGCCGATGCCGAACAGCCCCGAAATGAACCCGACGGCAAGTCCGATACAGAGGGCAGGCAGGACACTGTAGCCGTACTGGAAGGTTTGGCCTTGTCCGTCCGTATAGGTACGTTTAATAGACCATTGGATATTGATTGGCTTCATGGCATCTCTCAGAATCAGCAGAATGGCCATGAGAAGCATGAAGATGCCGAAGCTGAGCTGGAAGGATGAGGCGTCTACGAACTGCGTGACATAGGAGCCGAGCATCGCCCCCGGGCCGCAGGTCAGAAAGTAGAGCCAGCCGCTTTTGAAATCGACTCGCTTCTGTTTAACAAAGGTCAGCGTAGAAGAGAGAGCGGTGAAGATGAGTACGGCCAGGGACGTCCCTACAGCCGTGGCCACGGAAATGGATTCACCGACAAAATAAGGCCCCAGGTACACCAGGGCCGGGACAATAATAATACCGCCGCCAAGCCCCACCAAGCTGCCGAACGTGGCAGAGAGAAGACCGACTGCGGTATAAAATAAAATGCTCATGGGGGCCGCCTGCTTTCCTTTTTTGGAGTCAAATCTGTGCAAGGCTATTGTACTGCAGGAAGGCAGGAGCAGCAAACCGCAAGGTGGGTAATTGCAGCTGCCGGCAATCATGAGGCGGTGCAGCACTCGAAAGCAGTGGCGGGGGAAACGGCCAGGTTTGGATAGATCATTTGCAGAGGGGGACCGGGATTAAACGTGAGAGCAGCAGCCTGGGGCGGCACTGATAAAGGCAGTGGGCTGGGGGAGAACAGGCAGCGAGGTCCGGAGCGATAAGGGACGAACGGGCAGCGAAGGTCGGGAGAGTTAAGGGGAGAACAGGCAGCGAGGGGCAGGAGAGTTAAGGGGAGAACAGGCAGCGAGGGTCAGGAGAGCTGGGGAGAGCAGGTAGCGAGGTTCGTGGAGAACGTAAGGGGCGAACAGGTAGCGAGGTTCTGGAGAGAGCTAAGGGGAGAACAGGCAGGCAAGGGGCGGGAGAGTTAAGGGGCGAACAGTCTGCTGGAGCTGCAGCCTGGAGCTGCCCTGTGGCCTCCGGCAGACAGAAAAAAACAAAGGCGCCTTTTCAAAAGGCGCCTTGTCGAGGTGACTAAACCAAATGCGTAACGGCAGGGAGGGAGTTAAGCCCGCGAGGCAGCGGCTTCGCTCTGCACCTGGCCAAAGATGGGTTTGTTCGGCAGATAGTGATTAGACTGGATAAAGCGGATGGTCCGCGTTTTGGCCCGCATCACGATTGAGTGGGTCTCGGCCCGGTTGCCGGGCAGGTAACGGACTCCGCTGAGGATCTCCCCGGGGGTGATGCCGGTTGCCGCAAAGATGACGTCTTCCGTACCCACCATATCCTCCATGGTGAGGATGCGGTGCGGATCGGTCAGCCCCATGGCAATGCAGCGGTTCTCCTCCTCTTGGGAGGACGGGCGCAGCCTGCCCTGCAGCTCGCCGCCAAGGCAGCGCAGCGCCGCGGCCGCAATCACGCCTTCGGGAGCACCGCCGGAGCCCACATACAGGTCGATGCCCGAATCGGCCATCGCCGGCGCCATAGCGCCCGCTACATCGCCATCGCTGAGCAGCTTGATCCGAACGCCGACGCGGCGCAGAATCTCGATCTGCTGACGGTGCCGGTCGCGGTCGAGGATCATGACGGTCAGGTTGCTGAGCGGTTTGCCGAGCAGCTCAGCGGCTTTGGTCAGCGTCGTCTCCAGCGGATCTTCCAGGCTGAGACGGCCTGCGAGTTCAGGTCCCACCGCGAGCTTATCCATATACATATCCGGCGCGTGGAGCAGGTTGCCTTTGCCGGCAATGGCTAGAACGGCGAGGGCATTGTTCAGTCCCTTGGCAACGAGCTCGGTTCCTTCGAGGGGATCCACGGCTACATCAACTTCAGGCCCTGTTCCGTTGCCGACCTGTTCACCTATATAGAGCATGGGGGCCTCGTCCATCTCGCCTTCCCCGATGACGACGGTCCCCCGGATCGAAACCGTATCGAACATAGCCCGCATAGCGGCCGTAGCCGCGCCGTCCGCGCCGATCTTATCCCCTCGTCCCATCCATCCGGCTGCCGATAATGCGGCCAATTCCGTAATGCGTACGAACTCCAGTGCCAGTTCTCTCTCCATTCCGAACTCCACCTTTCGGCCAATATATGGTCTTTTATGTTTAAATAGAGTATAATAAATAAAGTTATAATGCGCAATAAATAATTATTAATTTTATATTAAGTCACACATAATGAGATATATGAGGCGGAAAGCAGGATGTTCTATCAGAAGGTAGCGCTTTTTGGTACAATTGTTACAGGAAGCCGCAAAGGACCGCCGATGCCGCTGAAGATTGTAAGGAGGGACCGGTCATCGAACTGACTGCGCGCCAATTGCAAATTGTGGAGCTTGTGAAAAAACATGCGCCGATTACCGGCGAAGGAATAGCCGAAATGCTCGGATTAAGCCGTCCGACCCTGCGCTCGGACCTGGCTCTGCTTGTCATGCTGGGGCTGGTGGATGCGAAGCCCAAGGTCGGATATACACCAGGCTCGGCCGTATCGGCCGGATCGCAGGCGGGGCGCAAGCTGCTCGGCCTCAAGGTGAGTGAAGTGCAGGCGATGCCTGTGATCGTACGCGAAACCGCTTCGGTGAACGACGCGGTGGTCTCGCTTTTTCTGGAGAATGTGGGGAGCCTGATTGTCGTGGATGAGGACGGGTGCCTGTCGGGGGTCATCTCCCGCAAAGACCTGCTGAAGGTTACGCTGGGCAATCCGGGAGCTTCGACCATGCCGGTATCCATGGCCATGACGCGGGGAGCGAACGTCGTCCATGTATCTCCGGATGACTCGGTAATCGATGCGGCACGCAAAATGATTCACCACCAGGTGGACTCGCTGCCGGTTGTCGTGCCGTCGAAAGCCGATCCGGTCAATGGAAGAACGAGATGGGACGTTGTCGGCCGGATGACGAAGACCATCATGACGCAGATCCTGCTCGACCTCGTAGCGGACCGTTAGGGATAAGTAAAGGAGAAGAAACCGGATGAAGGATGAGCAGCTGTATGAGATCACGATCTGTTCGGATGCCCTGGGGGAAACGGCCGAGGCGGTCGTCAGGGCGACGATGCGCCAATTCGACGCGCACCAGGTCCGGACCAAACGGATCTCCCACATCAAGACGGAGGATGAAATCCGGGCTATCATGGAAGAAGCGGCCAGCCGCGGCGGTTTCGTAGCTTATACGCTCGTTCAGCCGGAGCTGCGCGAGATGATGAAGGAAGAGGCAATCCGGCTTGGCGTACGGGCGGTCGATGTGATGGGGCCGATGATGGAGGCCTTCATCGATACGTGGGGGGACGCGCCGAAACGCAAGCCGGGCCTGCTCCACCAGCTCGACGAAGACTACTTCCGCCGCGTGGAGGCGGTGGAGTTCGCCGTGAAGTGCGATGACGGCCGGGATACGGGAGCCCTGCTGAAGGCGCAGCTGGTGCTGATCGGGGTGTCGCGGACTTCGAAAACGCCGCTGAGTATTTTTTTGGCGCACAAGGGGATTAAGGTCTCGAATCTGCCGCTGGTTCCTGAGGTGAAGCTGCCGAGGGAGCTCTTCCTGCTGCCCAGCTCGCGGATCGTGGGACTGACGATGGATGCGGAGAAATTGTACAAGATCCGCACCGAGCGCCTGAAGGCGGTCGGGCTGCCGTTCGGCTCTAAGTATGCGGAGCTCGACCGGATCCAGGAGGAGCTGCAGTATGCCGAAGGCTTGATGAAGCAGGTCGGTTGCCTGGTGGTGAACGTGACGGACCGGGCGATCGAGGAGACCGCCGGGCTGATTATGGACTACCTGCAGAGGTAAAAGGAGAGGATTTCAAGAGCTTGAGCCGCGGGGTTCAGGCTCTTGGTGTCTTTTATGGGGGCTGGGGACGATGTGCAGCATCTTTTGCGTGCGTCAAGTGATCTCTCCGGTGGAATCCGCCGTATACATTGGTAACAGGAACATTGACGAACATCGTGATCAAGGAGGAGGCGGAGCGATCCGTGAAACCATGGAAAGCATGGCTGGGCAGCGTGCCCTACGGCAAAAGGCTGGTCCAGCTCCACCGGTGGAATGCCTGGCTCGTGACGGTGCTGGCCGTAAGCGGTATCCTGCTCTTCGTCGAGCCGGTGCGGGAGCTGGGGCAGGGAAGAATCTGGCTCAAAGATGCCCATGTCTGGTTGGGCTTCTTGTCCATCGTCGTGATGGTGC containing:
- the glpX gene encoding class II fructose-bisphosphatase; its protein translation is MERELALEFVRITELAALSAAGWMGRGDKIGADGAATAAMRAMFDTVSIRGTVVIGEGEMDEAPMLYIGEQVGNGTGPEVDVAVDPLEGTELVAKGLNNALAVLAIAGKGNLLHAPDMYMDKLAVGPELAGRLSLEDPLETTLTKAAELLGKPLSNLTVMILDRDRHRQQIEILRRVGVRIKLLSDGDVAGAMAPAMADSGIDLYVGSGGAPEGVIAAAALRCLGGELQGRLRPSSQEEENRCIAMGLTDPHRILTMEDMVGTEDVIFAATGITPGEILSGVRYLPGNRAETHSIVMRAKTRTIRFIQSNHYLPNKPIFGQVQSEAAASRA
- a CDS encoding polysaccharide deacetylase family protein gives rise to the protein MNRTLPAITAAFLLGGSLLLSSCAPAAPKSAAPLTESPAAEPPRDEEFMPKSANAGNAPTVILPPAALNPSPTITPTLPTPVPQSLSAPAPVIPPAAPIPRTKAKPKSQPTAPTKPAKETVSVRQQLTLSQLTRKYPNLLVRRGPTSSKKAALTFDDAPDDRYTEQVLDTLAASGVKATFFVLGSQASKYPDVVRRMAREGHVIGSHSYQHALFPKLTDERFHSQIEDTEQTLLKLVGYKPRLLRPPYGEITESQLLWAGERGLKIVNWNVDSLDWKQLGKEQVTANILRGVEAGSIILQHSGGGPGQDLSGTVAALPGVIASLRAQGYQLVTLPELLQVSKQLK
- a CDS encoding sulfite exporter TauE/SafE family protein, which produces MSILFYTAVGLLSATFGSLVGLGGGIIIVPALVYLGPYFVGESISVATAVGTSLAVLIFTALSSTLTFVKQKRVDFKSGWLYFLTCGPGAMLGSYVTQFVDASSFQLSFGIFMLLMAILLILRDAMKPINIQWSIKRTYTDGQGQTFQYGYSVLPALCIGLAVGFISGLFGIGGGSLFVPAMVLLFRYPPHVATATSMFVILLSSILGSLTHLGLGEVNLWMVAGLAPTAIVGGWLGALIASRLSSRKLMWVLRITFILVAIKMIWEGLTSP
- a CDS encoding helix-turn-helix transcriptional regulator, producing MQIVELVKKHAPITGEGIAEMLGLSRPTLRSDLALLVMLGLVDAKPKVGYTPGSAVSAGSQAGRKLLGLKVSEVQAMPVIVRETASVNDAVVSLFLENVGSLIVVDEDGCLSGVISRKDLLKVTLGNPGASTMPVSMAMTRGANVVHVSPDDSVIDAARKMIHHQVDSLPVVVPSKADPVNGRTRWDVVGRMTKTIMTQILLDLVADR
- a CDS encoding SGNH/GDSL hydrolase family protein, producing MTKIEDGAVVLFQGDSITDCGRNRQNGHDLGVGYALMAAARFGHLYPQKEVRFLNRGIGGNRVVNLLDRWQEDCIDLKPTWVSIYIGINDTWRRYDRDDPTSTEEFAERYHRLILQTKEQLNAKIILVEPFVLPVPEDRRSWREDLDPKIQVVRRLASEFQTLYVPLDGLFAAASAQTAPDYWAPDGVHPSPAGHALIADAWLKAVQA
- a CDS encoding pyruvate, water dikinase regulatory protein, whose amino-acid sequence is MKDEQLYEITICSDALGETAEAVVRATMRQFDAHQVRTKRISHIKTEDEIRAIMEEAASRGGFVAYTLVQPELREMMKEEAIRLGVRAVDVMGPMMEAFIDTWGDAPKRKPGLLHQLDEDYFRRVEAVEFAVKCDDGRDTGALLKAQLVLIGVSRTSKTPLSIFLAHKGIKVSNLPLVPEVKLPRELFLLPSSRIVGLTMDAEKLYKIRTERLKAVGLPFGSKYAELDRIQEELQYAEGLMKQVGCLVVNVTDRAIEETAGLIMDYLQR